CGACTGGGAAGACTGGCTCGCGTTCTTCCTGGAAGGCGTCATGCACGTCAGCCGGGAAGCTGCCGAGACCGCGGCCGCCATCTTGCGGATGCGCGAGGAGTACCGTGCCCGCATCACCGAGGGGCTCGGACGCGCCGCGGGTAACGGGCTCCGCGTGATGGATCGACTCTTTGACCACCCCGTCGTGGCTGTTGCGACGGTGCGCGAATGGCTCGACCTCACCACCGCCGGGGCCAACCAGATCGTGAGCCGGTTGGAGAGCATCGGTTTGCTTCGAGAGATCACCGGCTACGCCCGCAACCGGCGGTTCGTGTTCGAGCCGTACTTACGGTTGTTCGAGGACGTGCGCGAATGAGCGAGTGGAGCAATGCGGAATTGCCCTTGGATCGGCCCAAGCATGAGGCCGATTCCACCCGAGCTCGCGCACCGGATCCCACCCGGCCAGGCGCTGACCGACAAGTAGCCGGTCCGTCGATCCTGCCACCTGGACCTTCCGCTGCTTCGGCCTCGTCGAGCGCGAGACGACGTGGGCCTGGCGGGAGTGTCTCGAACGGCCGCACGTGCGCGTGACCTCCGACATTCGCTGCGTCACCATGCGGTCGCGGCTCGACAATGAGTGGGGGGCATCCCGCTGCGCGCGATCCTCGACGTCGTCAAGGCCAAAGCCGGAGGCGAAGTACGTCCTGCAGCGCGCATACGGAGGCTACACCATCAACACGACGCTCGCGGATTTGCTCGACGACGTCGTGCTGGCGCTGAAGCACGACGGTCGCGACCTCGAGCCGGATGGCCTAACCTAGAACCCCTCCAGTACGATCTTGCCGCGCGCCCGGTTGCTCTCGAGCAGGGCGTGGGCGCGCTTCAGATTCTCGGCATTGATGCGCCCAAAGTGCTCCGCCAGCGTGGTGCGGATCGTGCCGGCATCGACGAGATTGGAGATCTCGTCCAGCAACGCGGCCTGCTGCTCGATGTCGGGGGTGGAGAACATCGAGCGCGTGAACATCAGCTCCCAGTGGATCGAGACCGACTTGCGCTTGAATGCCACGACGTCGAGCGTCTCTGGATCGTCGATCAAGGCGAAGCGGCCTTGCGGGGCAATGAGCTCGGCAATCTCGTCCAGATGTTCGTCCGTGTGCGTCGTGGAGAACACGAAGCCCGGCGCCGCCAGACCGGCTCTGGCGATCTCGTCGGCCAGGGGCTTGGAATGGTCAAGCACGAGATCCGCACCCAGATCTTGCACCCAGGCGCGGGTCTCGGGCCGAGATGCGGTTGCGATCACCGTCAGGTCGGTCAGCTTGCGGGCGAGCTGCACGGCGATCGAGCCGACGCCGCCTGCGCCGCCGATGATCAGGATGCTGGACGCGCCGGGCACGCCGCGCCGCACGTCCAGGCGGTCGAACAGGGTCTCCCAGGCGGTGATCGCCGTCAGCGGCAGGGCCGCCGCTTCCGCCCATCCGAGTGAGGTGGGCTTCCGGCCGACGATGCGCTCGTCCACGAGGTGGAACTCCGCGTTGGCGCCGGGGCGGGTGAGATCGCCGGCGTAGAAGACGGCGTCGCCCGGCTTGAAACGGCGCACATCCGGTCCGACGGCGGCAACGGTACCCGCTGCGTCCCAGCCCAGCACGGCATATTGGCCTTCGGGGGGCTGGTTCCGGACGCGCATCTTGGTGTCCACCGGATTGACGGAGATCGCCTCGACCTCGACCAGGATGTCGCGCCCGCGCGGCTCTGGGCGAGGAAGCTCGATGTCGATCAAGGCGTCCGCACGCTCGATCGGGCCGCTCGTTTTGTAGCCAACTGCACGCATCATGCACCTCCCATTCGTTCGCTGAGGCGAGGCGAGCGCCGGAAGGCGCCACCGAACTTTCCTCGACGACGGTCACGTGTGCCGCCGGATCGAATGCGACGGCACGGCGTGACGGATCGCTCCGTCAGCAGCCGAGCTGCTCCTGCAGGTATTCTTCGACGTTCTTGACCTCGAGCCGTCTCTTCGCGTTGAAGGTTTTCGACTTGTCCCACCACATGCCGTCGCCGAGAGCGAACGCGGCGCGATAACGGGTCATGACGTCGGTGGGTGCCGCGGCCAGATCGGCGCGTAGCTTGTCGATGGTCCATTCCGTCTTCTCGAACGTCTGGCCGGTGACCCGTTCGACCACCTCCGCGAGCTTGCCGTAAGAAATCGTATCGCCCGCGACGTAGACGACTTCATTGGCGATTCGCGGTTCCGTCAGCAGGATTTCGGTCGTCAGCTTTCCGATGTCTTCCGGTGTCGTCACCGTGACCTTCGTGTCCCAGCTGCCCAGTCCGTGGATCGTCCTCCGCTCGAGATTGACGACGTCGAAGGTCGGTTCGAAGAGGAAGCTCGTGAACATTCCGGTCGACACGATCACCCACTCGGTGCTTTCTTGCGCCCTGAGGAGCTCGCGAACTTCGTACTGCTCATCGAAAACCGGTTGCCCGCTGCCGCGGCCGACGACGTCGTAGTCGACACCGAACTGCCACGGGAAGTACCGCTTGACCCCAGCCGCCAGCACGGCGCGCGTGATCCGCAACTGGGTGCCCGGGCCGGCGACGAAACCCGTGCAATTCACGACGGTACGAAAACGCCTGAACAAGGTCGTCAGCGCGGCCTCGTCCGCGCTGAGATCGAAGCCGATGATCTCTACGCCGAGGGCACGCAGCTCTGCCAAGTGTTCGGCATCCTGCTCGGATGCGCCGTTCGACGTCCGCGGGGAGACGACGACGGTGATCGGCTTTCTTGCTGCACGAACTCTCGGCGCCAACGCGCGCAGCACGGCCATCCCGAGCTGACCGGCACCGAGCACGAGAATGTCCCGCAGATCTACTTTTCGATTGTGGCCTGCCATGTGGATCGTCCTTTCGGCGCTCAAAGCCGCGCCAGCTCCTCGTCGGTGAACTCTGCCGCGATCGCGACGTTCTTCTGCCTGTCGGTCATGCGGTCGGGATCGCCCTTGATCACCCAGGAGCCACCGACCGAGTGGCGGACATCATCGGCGGGGTCCCGTCGTAGGCTGCGATCCGCGCTCGACACCTGCAGGACCCTGCCGCCACCTTGCCGTCGCAGGTACGGCAATACCGACTGGATGAGCGTGATCGAGCCGAGGAGATTGGTCTCGACGATGTCCCGGACCTGCATGTCGCTCGCCTCTTCCGCCGCGCCGAGAAGGCCGTAACCGGCCTTGCTGACGACGACGTCGATGCGAGCGGACGCGGCGAAGGCACGGTCGACCGCAGCACGGACCGAGCTCGGATCCCTGAGGTCGATCGCGATGATGCGAAGCTGTCGAGCGTAGCGTGAGCGCGGATCGGAAAGCGCCTCCGCGCTGCGGCTGGTGCCGATGACGCGGTCGCCCTGAGCAGGGCCTTCTCCGCCAGCAGCCGGCCGAAACCGCTCGCCACGCCCGTGATGAGCCAAGTCGTCTCCATTTCTCCCACCTCCGTACTGCCTACGGGTGGAAAGTTAGGAGGAGCGAATTGTGCTCACTAGACGTTGAAACCGGCATGGGGTGATGCAGAAATCCGAACAATGTCGCGCCCCTCGCTCAGCGATCTCACCGCCTTCGTGGCCGTCGCCACGCACCGCAGCTTTCGCCGCGCAGCGGACGAGATCGGCATGGCGCCTTCGACGTTGAGCCACGCGATGCGCGCGCTCGAGGAGCGCATGGGGGTGCGTCTCCTGAACCGCACCACGCGCAGCGTCTCGCCGACGGAAGCCGGCTATCAGCTCCTCGGCCGTCTTCAGCCGGCGCTCGCCTCGCTGGACGAGGCGCTCGACAGCGTCGCGGAGTTCCGGGGCAATGTCGCGGGAACGGTTCGCATCAACGCATCGCGATTGGTGGCAGGGCTGCTCGTGCGCGAGGCGCTTCCGCAGATGGCAGAGCGCCATCCGGACGTGACCGTGGACATCGTCGTCGAGGGGCGGCTCGTCGACATCGTGTCCAGCGGCTTCGATGCCGGCGTGCGCCTCGTCGGATCGATCCCCAAGGACATGATCGCCGTGCCGCTTCCCCGCGCGTTTGCGTACGTCTGTGTCGCGTCCCCCGACTATCTCGACCGCTTCGGGGAGCCGAGAACCCCAGCGGAACTGGACCGCCACCGTTGCGTTGGGCACCGCATGCCCAGCGGGAAGCTCTATCGATGGGAATTCGAGCGCGCCGGTCAGGAAGTTGTGATTGACGCAAGCGGCCCCGTCGTTCTCGACGACCACGAGCTGATGGTCGAAGCCGCGATCAGGGGCATGGGCATCGCCTACGTGGCGGATTGGGCCGCCGAAGCGGCGGTGTCCGACGGCCGGCTACGCAAGGTCCTGACCGCGTGGATGCCCGCTCCGGAAGAGATTGCGGTCTACTACCCCGGACATCGAGCCGTGCCGCCGGCACTGCGGGCCTTTCTCGACGTCGTCAGGGATTTGCGGAGGAAGAAGCCTTAGCGTGATCGACGAAGTGCTCCATCTGGCTCTCCGCCGTCGAGCGTGTATCGTCTTCCTCTCATGAGACGCATCCCACCCGAGCTCGCGCACCGCGTCCCGCCCGGCCAGACGCTGACCGACAAGTGGCCGGTCCTCACCTACGGGCCGACGCCGCCCTTCGATCCCGCCACGTGGACCTTCCGCTGCTTCGGCCTCGTCGAGCGCGAGACGTCGTGGACCTGGCAGGAGTTTCTCGAGCTGCCGCGCGTGCGCATGACCTCCGACATCCACTGCGTCACCACGTGGTCGCGCCTGGACAACGAGTGGGAGGGCGTCCCGCTGCGCGCGATCCTCGACGTCGTCAAGCCAAAGCCCGAGGCGAAGTACGTCATGCAGCACGCCTACGGCGGCTACACCACCAACACGACGCTCGCGGATTTGCTCGACGACGACGTCGTGCTGGCGCTGAAGCACGACGGCCGCGACCTCGAGCCCGACCACGGCGGGCCGATGCGCATGGTCATCCCGAAGCTCTACTTCTGGAAGAGCGCGAAGTGGCTGCGCGCGCTCGAGTTCCTCGACGTGAACCCGCCGGGCTTCTGGGAGGAGAACGGCTACCACATGAACGGCGACCCGTGGCGCGAGGAGCGCTACGCCGACCAGGAGACGCACGCGATGCAGCGCATGCGCGCCGAGGCGGCGCGGGCGCTGCGCAGCAGGCGGTAGGCGCGGCTGCGTGCGAGCGCGGTTCCGCGCCGGCGCGCCTTCATTCGCTCACGACCCGAACCGCCCCTGACGCTGGAAGCGCTCGAGGAACGGCCCGTAGTCCGTCGGCTGCTTCTCGATGCGGATCCGGTCGCCCCACAGCGCCCACGCCCGGGCGCTGCGCGTCCAGATGTCGCCGACCGGCTCGACCCACGAGGGATCGTCGAGCGTCCCGCTGCGGACGCTGAGGATCCCCGAGGACGGGATCGCGCCGTGGGCGATGCGGCAGCCGCAGTCGCCGCAGAACCAGCCGAAGCGCCGCGTGCCGACGTCCGAGGTCCACTCGAAGGTGCGTGGCTCGCCCTGGGTGAAGGCGAAGCCGTCTTCGAGCACGACAAGCGGCGTCGAGAAGGCGCCGCCGCCGATCCGCTGGCAGTTGGTGCAGTGGCAGTTGTAGGCCACGAGCGGCGTTCGACGGATCTCGTAGCGCAGCGTGCCGCACTGGCAGCCGCCGGTGAGGGGAAGCTCGACCATCACGTCACCTCCTTGTCCGGCGTGTAGCCGGCGCGCCGAGCTACGGCGATCGGAGTCCAAGGGAGCTTCCGGGATGGAGTTGATTCCGTCGCTGCATCCTCGTTGAAGATGAAGCGCCGAGACGCCTCGCGCGGTGCGCACGTGCGGAAGCGCGCGGGGCGGTCCGAGGCGAGATCGACGAACATGCGCTTGAAGGCGACCAGCGAGCAGACGGCCGCGATTCTCGGCGCGATGGCCGCGATCGCGTCCGTTCGCGGCTCGGGCGGCGTCACGGCTGCGGACCGGGCGTCGGTGCGCGCGGCGGCGCACTACCTGTTCGGCGCCGAGCAACCGAGCGATCCGTTCGCGGGGGATCGCATCGCGCCGCAGCAGCTCGCGTCCGCGCTCGTGGGATCGGACGCGCTCGCGCGCGACGCGGCCCACCTCCTCACGGTCATGGCCTTCGTCGACGGCACGCTCGACCGCGACAAGGTCGACGCGGTCCTCGCGTACGCCGCGGCGCTCGGCATCGACGAGCCCTACGTCCGCGACGTCGCGAGCGCCGCGCACGGCGAGCTGCAGCGCGCGCTCGCCGACATGACGCGGCGCAACCTCGAGAGCGTCACGAACCATCCGTGGCCCGCGAGCGACTCCGACCAGGCGCACGCGATGGCCTTTCTGCTGCCGTACCGCGAGCGGCCCGATCTTGCGCTGCACGCGCGCTACGAGGCGCTCGGCAAGCTCCCCGAAGGGACGTTCGGCCTCGCGTACTTCCGGCACTACCGCGCGAACGGCTACGCGCTGCCCGGCGCGCCGAGCGCGCTCAACGAGGCCTTCGCGACGCCGCACGACTCGGTGCACGTGCTCGCCGGCTACGACACCTCGCCGCGCGGCGAGATCCTCACCTCGACCTTCACCGCCGCGATGCACCCGAACCAGCCGATGGCGGGGCACGTCCTGCCGGTGCTGTTCAGCTGGCACCTCGGCATCGAGATCAACCAGGTCGCGCGCTCGGCAAGGGGCGCGCTCGACCCGGTGCGCTTCTGGGAGGCGTGGTCACGCGGCGCCGCGACCAGCGTGGACGTCTTCGCGCCGGATTGGGACTTTTGGATTTACGTCGAGGAGCCGCTCGAGGCGCTGCGCGAGCGCTTCACGATCCCGCCGCTCGACTCACGTGCTCCGGATAGCGCTTCGTGAACAGGATCGCGCCCGCGAGCGCGATCGCGGGGATCACCCAGTAGAAGACCGTCGCGAGCGTCGCGTTCTCGTCGCGCAGCGTCGCCGCGGGATCGACCAGCGGCGGCACCGCGGCCGACACCGTCATCACCGCGAACGCCGCGATCCAGACCCACGTGATGACGTTCACGGTGCGCAGGAAGAGCGGCTCGTTCCAGATCTCGGGCGGCGCGTCCTCCTTGGCGTAGGCGAGCACGAACGGCTTGCCGATCAGGACCGACGCGAGCGCGATCGCGAACAGCGCGCCGTTGCCGAGCGCCTGCATCCAGCGCTCGAGAAAGTCCTCGTCGAGCACCCAGGTGAGCGCGAGCAGCACCGCGAAGGCGACCGCCGTGCCGACGTCGAGCACCTTCACGTTGCCCGTCGCACGCGCTTCGCGGAACGCGTGCAGCGCGGCGATCGCCAGGGCGACCAGCATCGCGAGCCGGAAGTCGACGTTGCCGATCAGGATCCAGAAGACGATCCACGGCGCGAAGGACGTGAGCACGCCGCCGCGAGGCCGAGCGCGCTGGGCGTCGGCTGCGCCTACCGTCGACTCGGCTCGGGCAGCCACGGCGGGCCTCCTATCCCATTCGGCCCGCGGAAGCACGCGGTCCCGCGCCCGGCCGGGCACCGTTGAACGAGCCGCGGCAGATGGCTAGGGGAAGCCGCGAAAGTGAGGTCGACATGGCGAACAACGCAGACAAGGCGGTCGAGATCTTCAAGGGGCTGATCGGCAAGGTCGAGGAGCCGGGCGAGTGGTTCCAGATCACGCAGGAGCGGATCAACCAGTTCGCCGACTGCACGCTCGACCACCAGTTCATCCACGTCGACCCGGAGAAGGCGGCGCAGCTCTCGCCCTACAAGGTGACGATTGCGCACGGCTTCCTCACGCTGTCGATGCTGACGCACCTGACCACGACCCTGAAGCCGCTCGCGCCCGAGGCCTACAACGGCGTCATCATGGGCGTGAACTACGGCTTCGACAAGGTGCGCTTCGTGAACGCGGTCAAGGTGAATTCCAAGATCCGCGTGCACCGCAAGCTGATCGACGTCCAGAAGAAGGGCGACAACAACGTGCAGCTCAACCACGAGTGCACGGTCGAGATCGAGGGCGAGACCAAGCCCGCGCTCGTCGCGCAGTGGTTGACGATGCTCACCTACGCCTGACGAGCCCGTTTCCCTCGCACGTCCGGACGCGCTAAGCGAGCCCGGTGCAAGGGCAAATCCATGCGATGCTAGCGGCCGCCTCAGACTTCCTCTGGGGCTGGCCGCTCATCATTCTTCTGTTCGGGACGCACCTGTTCTTGACGGTGCGTCTCGGCTTCGTCCAGCGCTACGTCGGGCTCGCGATCCGGCTGTCGGTCGCGCGTGACCCGAAGGGCGACGGCGACGTCAGCCACTTCGGCGCGCTCACCACGGCGCTCGCCGCGACCATCGGCACCGGCAACATCTACGGCGTCGCCGGCGCGGTGCTGCTCGGCGGCCCGGGCGCCGTGCTGTGGATGTGGCTGACCGGCGTCTTCGGGATCGCGACCAAGTACGCGGAGTCGCTGCTCGCCGTCAAGTATCGCGTCAAGAACGAGCGCGGCGAGATGGCGGGCGGCGCGATGTACGTCCTCGAGCGCGCGCTCGGCATGCGCTGGCTCGGCGTCCTGTTCGCGCTGTTCACGTCGCTCGCCGCCTTCGGCATCGGCAACATGACGCAGGCGAACGCGATCGCCGAGATGATGACGGTGCAGTTCCCGGGCTTCCCGAAGTGGCTGGTCGGGCTCGTGCTCGCGGGGGCGACCGCGGCCGTCATCCTGGGCGGCATCCGCTCGATCGCGCGCGTCTGCGAGTGGCTGGTGCCGTTCATGGCGCTGTTCTACGTGATCGGCTCGCTCGCCATCCTGCTGCTCGACTGGCAGCGGGTCGGCGAGGCGCTGTCGCTGATCGTCGGCAGCGCCTTCACCGGACAGGCCGCCGTCGGCGGCTTCGTCGGCGCGGGCATCCGCGAGGCGATGCGCTACGGCATCGCGCGCGGCCTGTTCTCGAACGAGTCGGGCCTCGGTAGCGCGCCGATCGTCGCCGCCGCGGCGCGCACCGAGAACCCGGTCCGCCAGGCGCTGGTGTCGGCGAGCGGGACGTTCTGGGACACGGTCGTCGTCTGCGCGCTGACCGGCCTCGTGATCGTCACCTCCGGCGACTGGTCGGGCGAGGGGTTGACCAAGGCGTCGCTCTGCGACGCGGCCTTTCGCCGCATCGGCGGCTTCGGTGATTTCATCTTGACGGGCGGGCTCCTGACGTTCGTGTTCTCGACGATCCTCGGCTGGGCGTACTACGGAGAGAAGGCGGTCGAGTACCTGCTCGGGCTCGGCGCGGTGACGCCGTACCGCTGGCTGTGGGTGCTCGCGGTCTTCCTCGGCACCGTCACGCAGATGGAGACGGTGTGGACCTTCTCCGACGTGATGAACGCGCTCATGGCGCTGCCGAACCTGTTCGCGGTGCTGGTGCTGAGCGGCGTCGTCGCGGCGGAGGGTCGCAAGTACCTGCCGGCGCTGCGCGCTGGCAGCGCGCCGACGAACGGAGCCGAGCGACGCGCCGCGGGCGGCGGTCGCTGACGGCGGACGGAGCGGCGACGGCCGCTGCGGCGAGGCGGCGCGACCCCGCGGGAGAGCGCGATGGCGAGCGGCGAGACGTCCGGCAAGCACGACGACGAACGAGCGACGCCCGCGCCGCTCGCCGTGCGCATCATCGGTCACGCTCGCACGCCGTGGCGCCGCCGCGAGGACGCGCCGCACCAGCCGACCGCCGCGCCCGACACGGAGGGCGTGATCGAGCTCCTGCCGGAGTACGCGCCCGGTCTGCAGGATCTCGCGAGCCTCGAGCGCATCTGGCTCGTCGCGCTCTTCGATCGCAGCAGCGGCTTCGCGCTCAAGGTCAAGCCGCCGCGCGGCGGTCCGAAGCGCGGCGTGTTCGCGACGCGCGCGCCGAACCGCCCGTCGCAGATCGGCCTCACCGCGGTGCGCGTCAAGGAGGTCGACGTCGCAGCCGGCCGCGTCGTCGTGCAGGGCATCGACCTGCTCGACGGCACGCCGATCCTCGACATCAAGCCCTACCTGCCGTCGATCGACGCCTTCCCCGACGCCGGCCATGGCTGGCTCGAGCCATACTTGACGGCGGGCGTCGAGCCGCGGCTCAAGAAGCCGTACCGCCCGATGCGGAGCTAGGAGGGAAGGACGCGAAAGCCCTCGCGCCTTGCAGCGTCCCGCAATTTCTCGTCGCTGCACACGAACTCGTTGCCCGCGGGTCGATCCGCTGCAGCAAAGAGTGCGGCGGCGAGCTGGAGCGCGTCGGCGGCTCGAAGCGGGTGCGTCGCAAGGATGCGGAGTGCACGGTCGCGCACGGCGTCAAGGGAGGTGATCTCGATCCATCCGAGTGAGAGCTCGCGAAGAAGCTCCATCGCTCGTTCACGACCATCGATGTCGAGATTCCCGTCCCTCGTTCGTCGCTCGATCGCAGACGCCACCTCCACCATGGACATGGCCCAGGTGACAATCGGTTTCTCTCGGACGAGCGCGAGGAAGGCCGTGCTTCGCGTTTCCTCGACACAAAGCGGCACGAGTGCGGATGCGTCCCAGTACCGCACGATCAAAACCGGTCTGCGCGATCCTCGAGCAGAGCGTCCACGAGCGAGGCTCGTGACCGGGGACGCGGCCGGGTGAAGAAGCTCTTCGATAGAGGCTTCACCGGCGCGCGAGCCATGCCGGAAGCAATGAGTGACTCGAGCTCCGCGTCACCGCTCTCGATGCGCGAAATCCGCGCGATCGGTTTGCCACGGTCCAGCACCGTGACCGTCTCGCCTTTCGCCACCAAGCGAAGGAAGTGGCTCAACCGGTTCTTGAGCTCGCTGATGGCGGCGGTCTTCATATGGCCAAAATAGCCAGGAGATGCTGGCGTGTCTAGCTTGCTAGGTGGCGCGCGGCGCCGAGGCGCCACGCCATGTAGATTGCGACCGATGCCAACGGGGGGAGCGACCGTGTCATGAGCGCGCGCTTCACCCGAGCGCTCTGGCGCAGGCGCGCGCTGCTCGCCTCGACCGCCGCGCTCGCGTTCGTGCTCGCGCCGGCAGGCGCGTCAGCGCAGGACGACGTCGAGGTCGCGGACCGCGTCGCGGTCGAGCTGTCTGCGGGCGCGGTGGTCGATCCCGCGGCGCCGGTCCTCGACCTCGGCGTGTCGCGCTTCTTCGGCGACCGCGTGCGCCTCGGCGTGCGTCAGGAGGGCGGCTTCGCCGCGAGCGCGGGCCGCGACGGCTGGCATCTCGCGACGCTGCCGTTCGTCGATCTGCACCTGCTTTCCGATCCGAAGCCGGTCGTATCGCCGTTCGTCGGCCTCGCGGCGGGCGCGCTCTACGACGACCACCGGATCACCGCGGCGCTCGGACCCGAGGCTGGCGTCGATCTCTTCCTCGGCGAGCACCTCTACTTGACGCTGCGCTGGCAGTTCCGCTGGGCGGCGGGCCGCGTCGGCGACCTGGATCGCGAGAGCCACCTGGCGACGCTCGGCGTCGGCTGGCTGTTCCCGCCGCCGGTCGACGAGGAGGCGCTGCACGCCGCGAGCGAGGCGGCGGCGCGCGCCGAGCAGGCGGCGATCGAGGCGGAGCGCGCGGCCGAGCGTCTCGAGAAGGCGGTCGAGCGGCTCGAGCGCGCGATCGACGCGTACGCCGAGTGGTACCTCGAGCAGCTCAGGAAGCAGTAGAGCGTGCCGCGCTGCACGCGGCGCTCGCTCGCCGCGCGCAGCCAAGCGCGCACACGCGCGACTAGCTCCCGACCACCACCTTGCGCGCGCCGCACGCCTCGAGAAAGCGCACCAGCCGCTCGCCCTGCGCGCCCTGCACGACGACGTCGTCGCCGTCGCGCACGGCGCCGCAGCCGAGCGCCCGCTTGAGCTCGCGCACGGCGTTCTCGATCTCGACCGTGCTGCCGACGAGCCCCTCGATGCGCGTCGCCGTCTTGCCGCCGTGGCCCTTGCGCTCGCGGCGCACGACCAGGCGCGGCGCGCGTGCCCACACCGAGCGCGCGGCAGAGGACGTCTCGGAGGGCGCCCCCGCGGACGACCCCGCAGAAGCCGCCTCGGACGGCTTCGCGGCAGGCTCCGCCCCGGGCGCGGGTCCAGAAGCTTCGCCGGTGCTTGACACGGATTCCGGCGCAGCGGGAAGACGCGCGCGCAGCGCCTCCAGCCCCGGCAGCGGCTGACGCAGCGGCACAGCGTCCCCGGCGATCGGCACACGCTCCTTCTTCTTCATCTCCCCATCATCCCGCGCGTCCGCTCGAGGAGCGCGCGACGATCCGCGGCGGATCGAACGCGCGCACCGGCGGCAGCGCGCCGTCCCAGC
This window of the Candidatus Binatia bacterium genome carries:
- a CDS encoding zinc-binding alcohol dehydrogenase family protein yields the protein MRAVGYKTSGPIERADALIDIELPRPEPRGRDILVEVEAISVNPVDTKMRVRNQPPEGQYAVLGWDAAGTVAAVGPDVRRFKPGDAVFYAGDLTRPGANAEFHLVDERIVGRKPTSLGWAEAAALPLTAITAWETLFDRLDVRRGVPGASSILIIGGAGGVGSIAVQLARKLTDLTVIATASRPETRAWVQDLGADLVLDHSKPLADEIARAGLAAPGFVFSTTHTDEHLDEIAELIAPQGRFALIDDPETLDVVAFKRKSVSIHWELMFTRSMFSTPDIEQQAALLDEISNLVDAGTIRTTLAEHFGRINAENLKRAHALLESNRARGKIVLEGF
- a CDS encoding aromatic alcohol reductase, with translation MAGHNRKVDLRDILVLGAGQLGMAVLRALAPRVRAARKPITVVVSPRTSNGASEQDAEHLAELRALGVEIIGFDLSADEAALTTLFRRFRTVVNCTGFVAGPGTQLRITRAVLAAGVKRYFPWQFGVDYDVVGRGSGQPVFDEQYEVRELLRAQESTEWVIVSTGMFTSFLFEPTFDVVNLERRTIHGLGSWDTKVTVTTPEDIGKLTTEILLTEPRIANEVVYVAGDTISYGKLAEVVERVTGQTFEKTEWTIDKLRADLAAAPTDVMTRYRAAFALGDGMWWDKSKTFNAKRRLEVKNVEEYLQEQLGC
- a CDS encoding SDR family NAD(P)-dependent oxidoreductase; protein product: MAHHGRGERFRPAAGGEGPAQGDRVIGTSRSAEALSDPRSRYARQLRIIAIDLRDPSSVRAAVDRAFAASARIDVVVSKAGYGLLGAAEEASDMQVRDIVETNLLGSITLIQSVLPYLRRQGGGRVLQVSSADRSLRRDPADDVRHSVGGSWVIKGDPDRMTDRQKNVAIAAEFTDEELARL
- a CDS encoding LysR family transcriptional regulator codes for the protein MSRPSLSDLTAFVAVATHRSFRRAADEIGMAPSTLSHAMRALEERMGVRLLNRTTRSVSPTEAGYQLLGRLQPALASLDEALDSVAEFRGNVAGTVRINASRLVAGLLVREALPQMAERHPDVTVDIVVEGRLVDIVSSGFDAGVRLVGSIPKDMIAVPLPRAFAYVCVASPDYLDRFGEPRTPAELDRHRCVGHRMPSGKLYRWEFERAGQEVVIDASGPVVLDDHELMVEAAIRGMGIAYVADWAAEAAVSDGRLRKVLTAWMPAPEEIAVYYPGHRAVPPALRAFLDVVRDLRRKKP
- a CDS encoding sulfite oxidase-like oxidoreductase, which produces MRRIPPELAHRVPPGQTLTDKWPVLTYGPTPPFDPATWTFRCFGLVERETSWTWQEFLELPRVRMTSDIHCVTTWSRLDNEWEGVPLRAILDVVKPKPEAKYVMQHAYGGYTTNTTLADLLDDDVVLALKHDGRDLEPDHGGPMRMVIPKLYFWKSAKWLRALEFLDVNPPGFWEENGYHMNGDPWREERYADQETHAMQRMRAEAARALRSRR
- a CDS encoding GFA family protein, translating into MVELPLTGGCQCGTLRYEIRRTPLVAYNCHCTNCQRIGGGAFSTPLVVLEDGFAFTQGEPRTFEWTSDVGTRRFGWFCGDCGCRIAHGAIPSSGILSVRSGTLDDPSWVEPVGDIWTRSARAWALWGDRIRIEKQPTDYGPFLERFQRQGRFGS
- a CDS encoding MaoC family dehydratase, with amino-acid sequence MANNADKAVEIFKGLIGKVEEPGEWFQITQERINQFADCTLDHQFIHVDPEKAAQLSPYKVTIAHGFLTLSMLTHLTTTLKPLAPEAYNGVIMGVNYGFDKVRFVNAVKVNSKIRVHRKLIDVQKKGDNNVQLNHECTVEIEGETKPALVAQWLTMLTYA
- a CDS encoding sodium:alanine symporter family protein; translated protein: MLAAASDFLWGWPLIILLFGTHLFLTVRLGFVQRYVGLAIRLSVARDPKGDGDVSHFGALTTALAATIGTGNIYGVAGAVLLGGPGAVLWMWLTGVFGIATKYAESLLAVKYRVKNERGEMAGGAMYVLERALGMRWLGVLFALFTSLAAFGIGNMTQANAIAEMMTVQFPGFPKWLVGLVLAGATAAVILGGIRSIARVCEWLVPFMALFYVIGSLAILLLDWQRVGEALSLIVGSAFTGQAAVGGFVGAGIREAMRYGIARGLFSNESGLGSAPIVAAAARTENPVRQALVSASGTFWDTVVVCALTGLVIVTSGDWSGEGLTKASLCDAAFRRIGGFGDFILTGGLLTFVFSTILGWAYYGEKAVEYLLGLGAVTPYRWLWVLAVFLGTVTQMETVWTFSDVMNALMALPNLFAVLVLSGVVAAEGRKYLPALRAGSAPTNGAERRAAGGGR
- the tsaA gene encoding tRNA (N6-threonylcarbamoyladenosine(37)-N6)-methyltransferase TrmO, which translates into the protein MASGETSGKHDDERATPAPLAVRIIGHARTPWRRREDAPHQPTAAPDTEGVIELLPEYAPGLQDLASLERIWLVALFDRSSGFALKVKPPRGGPKRGVFATRAPNRPSQIGLTAVRVKEVDVAAGRVVVQGIDLLDGTPILDIKPYLPSIDAFPDAGHGWLEPYLTAGVEPRLKKPYRPMRS
- a CDS encoding type II toxin-antitoxin system VapC family toxin; this translates as MRYWDASALVPLCVEETRSTAFLALVREKPIVTWAMSMVEVASAIERRTRDGNLDIDGRERAMELLRELSLGWIEITSLDAVRDRALRILATHPLRAADALQLAAALFAAADRPAGNEFVCSDEKLRDAARREGFRVLPS
- a CDS encoding type II toxin-antitoxin system prevent-host-death family antitoxin → MKTAAISELKNRLSHFLRLVAKGETVTVLDRGKPIARISRIESGDAELESLIASGMARAPVKPLSKSFFTRPRPRSRASLVDALLEDRADRF
- a CDS encoding translation initiation factor; amino-acid sequence: MKKKERVPIAGDAVPLRQPLPGLEALRARLPAAPESVSSTGEASGPAPGAEPAAKPSEAASAGSSAGAPSETSSAARSVWARAPRLVVRRERKGHGGKTATRIEGLVGSTVEIENAVRELKRALGCGAVRDGDDVVVQGAQGERLVRFLEACGARKVVVGS